One window of Oryza brachyantha chromosome 12, ObraRS2, whole genome shotgun sequence genomic DNA carries:
- the LOC102716083 gene encoding F-box/LRR-repeat protein 3 — MSEEEAQRYGGGGGGGGRSGVGALSLDLLGQVLDRLREPRDRKACRLVCRAFARAEAAHRRALRVLRREPLPRLLRALPALERLDLSACASLDDASLAAALAGAGPDLAALRRVCLARASGVGWRGLDALVSACPRLEAVDLSHCVGAGDREAAALAAATGLRELSLEKCLGVTDMGLAKVVVGCPRLEKLSLKWCREISDIGIDLLSKKCHQLRSLDISYLKVGNESLRSISSLEKLEELAMVCCSCIDDDGLGLLSKGSSSLKRVDVSRCDHVTSQGLASLLEGHNFLQKLNAADSLHEMEQCFLSNLAKLKDTLTVLRLDGLEVSASVLQAIGESCNNLTEIGLSKCNGVTDEGISSLVAPCSRLRVIDLTCCHLLTNKALDSIAANCKMVECLRLESCSSISEKGLQQIATYCPILKEIDLTDCGVNDAALQHLAECSQLQILKLGLCSSISDKGLAFISSSCRKLIELDLYRCSSITDDGLAALANGCKKIKMLNLCYCNKITDNGLVHLGSMEELTNLELRCLVRITSIGISSVAIGCKNLIELDLKRCYSIDDTGLWALARSALNLRQLTISYCQVTGLGLCHLMSSLRCLQDVKMVHLSWVSIEGFEMALRAACGRLKKLKMLNGLKDVLSPELLQMLQASGCRIRWVNKPLVYKD, encoded by the exons AtgagcgaggaggaggcgcagaggtatggcggtggcggaggcgggggagggaggagcggcGTCGGGGCGCTGTCGCTGGACCTGCTGGGGCAGGTGCTCGACCGCCTGCGGGAGCCGCGGGACCGGAAGGCGTGCCGGCTCGTGTGCCGCGCCTTCGCGCGCGCCGAGGCCGCGCACCGCCGCGCGCTGCGGGTGCTCCGCCGCGAGCCGCTGCCCCGCCTGCTGCGCGCGCTCCCGGCGCTGGAGCGGCTCGACCTCTCCGCGTGCGCCTCGCTCGACGACgcgtccctcgccgccgcgctggccggcgccggcccggATCTCGCCGCGCTCCGCCGGGTCTGCCTGGCGCGTGCCAGCGGCGTCGGGTGGCGCGGGCTCGACGCCCTTGTGTCCGCCTGCCCCAGGCTGGAGGCGGTCGATCTGTCGCActgcgtcggcgccggcgaccgcgaggccgccgcgctggcggcggcgacggggctcAGGGAGCTGAGCCTGGAGAAGTGCCTCGGCGTCACGGACATGGGGCTCGCCAAGGTGGTCGTCGGGTGCCCCAGGCTGGAGAAGCTGAGCCTGAAATGGTGCCGCGAGATCTCCGATATCGGCATTGATTTGCTCTCCAAGAAGTGCCATCAGCTCCGGAGCCTCGACATCTCCTACCTAAAG GTGGGAAATGAATCCCTTAGATCAATATCCTCACTTGAGAAACTTGAGGAATTGGCGATGGTTTGCTGCTCATGCATAGATGATGATGGCTTGGGATTACTAAGCAAGGGGAGCAGCTCATTGAAG AGAGTTGATGTTTCAAGATGTGATCATGTGACCTCCCAAGGATTGGCTTCACTCCTAGAAGGTCACAATTTTCTCCAGAAGTTAAATGCTGCTGATAGTTTGCAT GAGATGGAGCAGTGTTTTCTGTCCAATTTGGCGAAACTGAAGGATACACTGACAGTACTGAGACTTGATGGTCTTGAGGTCTCAGCCTCTGTTCTTCAGGCCATTGGTGAAAGTTGTAACAACTTGACTGAGATTGGCCTTAGCAAATGCAACGGTGTTACAGATGAAGGAATCTCTTCACTTGTAGCTCCATGCAGCCGCTTAAGGGTGATTGATCTCACATGTTGTCATCTCCTTACCAACAAGGCCCTTGATTCAATAGCTGCCAACTGTAAGATGGTTGAATGCCTTCGATTGGAATCCTGTTCCTCAATAAGTGAGAAGGGACTGCAGCAGATTGCAACCTACTGCCCCATTCTTAAGGAGATAGATCTCACTGATTGTGGAGTGAATGATGCAG CATTGCAGCACTTGGCTGAGTGCTCTCAACTGCAAATACTGAAATTAGGCCTGTGCTCAAGTATTTCTGACAAAGGCCTTGCTTTTATCAGTTCAAGCTGTCGGAAGCTGATTGAGCTTGATCTCTATCG CTGTAGCTCTATTACTGATGATGGGCTGGCAGCTTTAGCTAATGGCTGCAAGAAGATTAAGATGCTAAACCTGTGCTACTGCAACAAGATAACTGATAATGGTTTAGTCCACCTAGGCTCCATGGAGGAGCTCACAAACCTTGAACTGAGGTGCTTGGTCCGTATTACCAGTATTGGGATTTCCTCGGTTGCTATCGGCTGCAAGAACCTGATAGAACTAGATTTGAAGCGTTGCTACTCCATTGATGATACTGGCCTGTGGGCTCTTGCCCGATCTGCACTAAACCTTAGACAG CTTACTATATCGTACTGCCAAGTCACTGGGCTGGGCCTGTGCCACCTGATGAGCTCCCTGAGGTGCCTCCAGGATGTGAAGATGGTGCACCTCTCGTGGGTCTCTATAGAAGGGTTTGAGATGGCGCTGCGGGCGGCTTGCGGGAGGCTGAAGAAACTGAAGATGCTCAATGGGTTGAAGGATGTGCTGTCTCCTGAGCTGCTCCAGATGCTGCAGGCCTCCGGCTGCCGCATTCGCTGGGTCAACAAGCCTCTTGTCTACAAGGACTGA
- the LOC102702996 gene encoding uncharacterized protein LOC102702996 isoform X2 has protein sequence MGGGSGGGGSSAAGRRGGGDLRVAREVREEEEKEERGRGGGGGGGGMRRARVCVRAPHGAGALLIVGGAIVGAAVFAWCRRRRDGGKGEGGLKNNGGRPLEEEEALDDGVVEDEQGDTQKLHRIYENLNRDNIMAVNGSVTSDGKATEQLYQIHKVSEAVENYDHNSVSQCAEITADGMVSEHVEKYDHNSDMDCAEITTPGMGTTSVTENDDNSSKNITENKIIVHDCKGAVNSDERTVSLSNLGIAHEEHDNHNCVAQDTTSTESAANQEQFSEEMKMAEMAEERETTPMAETVEVKLEEESVITPMVETEVNPAEESVATPMPETAEESETTPMAETAEESDTTPMAETAEESDTTPMAETEGVKPAEETETTPMAEAAKVKLAEEVMKENEFEQKEEKAKQEPTEPVSSLAYSSVPSSVPSLLKQTVNKRMVNPGWNETGMKLEQDSPYGELKDHELTKGGAAMGGAISTMVRRTDSMAILALMFAVTIGITIVMRLYVPLQAT, from the exons ATGGGAGGAGGaagtggtggcggtggcagcTCGGCTGCGGgcagacgaggcggcggcgatcttCGTGTGGCGCGAGAagtgagggaggaggaggagaaggaggagagaggccggggtggcggcggcggcggcggcggcatgagAAGGGCCCGGGTGTGCGTCCGCGCGccgcacggcgccggcgcgctgcTCATCGTCGGGGGCGCGATCGTCGGGGCCGCCGTCTTCGCgtggtgccgccgccgacgtgacGGCGGCAAGGGCGAGGGCGGCCTCAAGAACAACGGCGGGCGACCTTT agaggaggaggaggctttGGATGACGGAGTTGTCGAGGATGAGCAG GGCGACACGCAGAAGCTTCATCGAATTTATGAGAATCTGAACAGGGACAATATCATGGCTGTCAATGGATCGGTAACATCG GATGGCAAAGCAACAGAGCAGCTTTATCAGATTCACAAG GTTAGTGAAGCTGTGGAGAACTATGATCACAATTCAGTCAGTCAATGTGCTGAGATCACTGCAGATGGCATG GTTAGTGAACATGTGGAGAAATATGATCACAATTCAGACATGGACTGTGCCGAGATCACTACACCTGGCATG GGGACAACAAGTGTGACAGAGAATGACGATAATTCAAGCAAGAACATCACCGAGAATAAGATAATTGTACAT GACTGTAAAGGTGCAGTGAATTCTGATGAAAGAACTGTTAGCCTCAGCAACCTGGGCATCGCCCATGAGGAACATGACAACCACAACTGTGTTGCTCAAGATACTACGTCAACAGAGAGTGCGGCGAATCAAGAACAATTCTCAGAGGAGATGAAAATGGCAGAAATGGCAGAAGAAAGAGAGACCACACCAATGGCTGAAACAGTGGAAGTGAAACTGGAAGAAGAATCGGTGATCACTCCAATGGTTGAAACAGAAGTGAACCCGGCCGAAGAATCGGTGGCCACACCAATGCCTGAAACAGCAGAAGAATCAGAGACCACACCAATGGCCGAAACAGCAGAAGAATCGGACACCACACCAATGGCCGAAACAGCAGAAGAATCGGACACCACACCAATGGCTGAAACAGAAGGGGTGAAACCTGCAGAAGAAACGGAGACCACACCAATGGCAGAAGCAGCAAAAGTGAAACTGGCAGAAGAAGTGATGAAAGAAAATGAGTTTGAACAGAAGGAAGAGAAAGCCAAGCAAGAACCTACTGAACCGGTCAGTTCACTGGCATACTCCTCTGTGCCATCCTCTGTGCCATCTCTGCTTAAGCAAACAGTGAACAAAAGGATGGTGAATCCTGGATGGAATGAGACAGGGATGAAACTAGAGCAAGATTCCCCCTATGGTGAGCTGAAGGATCATGAGCTGACCAAAGGAGGAGCTGCAATGGGAGGAGCTATTTCGACCATGGTTCGTAGGACTGATTCTATGGCCATTCTTGCTCTCATGTTTGCAGTGACCATCGGTATAACTATCGTCATGCGCCTCTATGTTCCCCTGCAAGCAACATGA
- the LOC102702996 gene encoding uncharacterized protein LOC102702996 isoform X1, which yields MGGGSGGGGSSAAGRRGGGDLRVAREVREEEEKEERGRGGGGGGGGMRRARVCVRAPHGAGALLIVGGAIVGAAVFAWCRRRRDGGKGEGGLKNNGGRPLEEEEALDDGVVEDEQGDTQKLHRIYENLNRDNIMAVNGSVTSDGKATEQLYQIHKVDEINSSELVSEAVENYDHNSVSQCAEITADGMVSEHVEKYDHNSDMDCAEITTPGMGTTSVTENDDNSSKNITENKIIVHDCKGAVNSDERTVSLSNLGIAHEEHDNHNCVAQDTTSTESAANQEQFSEEMKMAEMAEERETTPMAETVEVKLEEESVITPMVETEVNPAEESVATPMPETAEESETTPMAETAEESDTTPMAETAEESDTTPMAETEGVKPAEETETTPMAEAAKVKLAEEVMKENEFEQKEEKAKQEPTEPVSSLAYSSVPSSVPSLLKQTVNKRMVNPGWNETGMKLEQDSPYGELKDHELTKGGAAMGGAISTMVRRTDSMAILALMFAVTIGITIVMRLYVPLQAT from the exons ATGGGAGGAGGaagtggtggcggtggcagcTCGGCTGCGGgcagacgaggcggcggcgatcttCGTGTGGCGCGAGAagtgagggaggaggaggagaaggaggagagaggccggggtggcggcggcggcggcggcggcatgagAAGGGCCCGGGTGTGCGTCCGCGCGccgcacggcgccggcgcgctgcTCATCGTCGGGGGCGCGATCGTCGGGGCCGCCGTCTTCGCgtggtgccgccgccgacgtgacGGCGGCAAGGGCGAGGGCGGCCTCAAGAACAACGGCGGGCGACCTTT agaggaggaggaggctttGGATGACGGAGTTGTCGAGGATGAGCAG GGCGACACGCAGAAGCTTCATCGAATTTATGAGAATCTGAACAGGGACAATATCATGGCTGTCAATGGATCGGTAACATCG GATGGCAAAGCAACAGAGCAGCTTTATCAGATTCACAAGGTTGATGAGATCAATTCGTCAGAACTG GTTAGTGAAGCTGTGGAGAACTATGATCACAATTCAGTCAGTCAATGTGCTGAGATCACTGCAGATGGCATG GTTAGTGAACATGTGGAGAAATATGATCACAATTCAGACATGGACTGTGCCGAGATCACTACACCTGGCATG GGGACAACAAGTGTGACAGAGAATGACGATAATTCAAGCAAGAACATCACCGAGAATAAGATAATTGTACAT GACTGTAAAGGTGCAGTGAATTCTGATGAAAGAACTGTTAGCCTCAGCAACCTGGGCATCGCCCATGAGGAACATGACAACCACAACTGTGTTGCTCAAGATACTACGTCAACAGAGAGTGCGGCGAATCAAGAACAATTCTCAGAGGAGATGAAAATGGCAGAAATGGCAGAAGAAAGAGAGACCACACCAATGGCTGAAACAGTGGAAGTGAAACTGGAAGAAGAATCGGTGATCACTCCAATGGTTGAAACAGAAGTGAACCCGGCCGAAGAATCGGTGGCCACACCAATGCCTGAAACAGCAGAAGAATCAGAGACCACACCAATGGCCGAAACAGCAGAAGAATCGGACACCACACCAATGGCCGAAACAGCAGAAGAATCGGACACCACACCAATGGCTGAAACAGAAGGGGTGAAACCTGCAGAAGAAACGGAGACCACACCAATGGCAGAAGCAGCAAAAGTGAAACTGGCAGAAGAAGTGATGAAAGAAAATGAGTTTGAACAGAAGGAAGAGAAAGCCAAGCAAGAACCTACTGAACCGGTCAGTTCACTGGCATACTCCTCTGTGCCATCCTCTGTGCCATCTCTGCTTAAGCAAACAGTGAACAAAAGGATGGTGAATCCTGGATGGAATGAGACAGGGATGAAACTAGAGCAAGATTCCCCCTATGGTGAGCTGAAGGATCATGAGCTGACCAAAGGAGGAGCTGCAATGGGAGGAGCTATTTCGACCATGGTTCGTAGGACTGATTCTATGGCCATTCTTGCTCTCATGTTTGCAGTGACCATCGGTATAACTATCGTCATGCGCCTCTATGTTCCCCTGCAAGCAACATGA
- the LOC102703269 gene encoding protein SREK1IP1, translating into MAPSAAAAAAAATASSSSYTSSSGSSDSSSSSESDRRRRRRHRKEASSSSALKARKDRRSRHKRRRRERRRSPSDDESYSSSSSYDSDHESKSRKHKKRSRSRKSRERERSKDRHSKRDKSKHKEKKDSERTSGPVQLSKFLGRDKEEGVQRSAISGKKIMMKLEKSKEDKQAESKRNELLKFLNASYD; encoded by the exons AtggcgccgtcggccgccgccgccgccgccgcggccaccgcctcctcgtcgtcctacACCTCCTCTTCGGGCTCCTCCGACTCGTCCTCTTCTTCGGAGAGcgaccgacgccgccgacgccgccaccggaaggaagcgtcctcctcctccgcgctgAAGGCGCGCAAGGACCGGAGGTCCCGCCATAAGCGGCGCcggagggagcggcggcggtcccCGTCCGACGACGAAAGCTACAG TAGCTCAAGCTCTTACGACAGTGACCATGAGAGCAAATCACGCAAGCACAAGAAGAGGAGCAGATCAAGGAAG TCCAGGGAGAGGGAGCGAAGCAAGGATAGGCACTCTAAGCGAGACAAGAGCAAACATAAAGAG AAGAAAGATAGTGAGCGTACTAGCGGCCCCGTGCAGCTTTCCAAG TTTCTTGGACGTGACAAGGAAGAAGGTGTTCAGAGGAGTGCAATCTCTGGTAAAAAG ATAATGATGAAGCTCGAGAAGTCCAAGGAAGACAAACAGGCAGAGAGCAAGCGCAATGAACTGTTGAAATTCCTGAATGCCAGTTATGATTGA